Proteins found in one Phocoena sinus isolate mPhoSin1 chromosome 19, mPhoSin1.pri, whole genome shotgun sequence genomic segment:
- the CAPNS1 gene encoding calpain small subunit 1: MFLVNSFLKGGGGGGGGGGLGGGLGNVLGGLISGGGGGGGGGGGGGGGGGGGGGTAMRILGGVISAISEAAAQYNPEPPPPRTHYSNIEANESEEVRQFRRLFAQLAGEDMEVSATELMNILNKVVTRHPDLKTDGFGIDTCRSMVAVMDSDTTGKLGFEEFKYLWNNIKKWQAIYKRFDIDCSGTIGSSELPGAFEAAGFHLNEHLYNMIIRRYSDEEGNMDFDNFISCLVRLDAMFRAFKSLDKDGTGQIQVNIQEWLQLTMYS; the protein is encoded by the exons ATGTTCCTGGTTAACTCGTTCTTGAAGGGTGGAGGAGGCGGCGGGGGAGGCGGGGGCCTGGGCGGGGGCCTAGGGAATGTGCTCGGAGGCCTGatcagcggcggcggcggcggcggcggcggcggcggaggaggaggtggcggaggcggcggcggtggcggaaCTGCCATGCGCATCCTGGGCGGGGTCATTAGCGCCATTAG TGAGGCGGCTGCGCAGTACAACCCAGAGCCCCCG ccccCTCGCACCCATTACTCCAACATCGAGGCCAATGAGAGTGAGGAGGTCCGGCAGTTCCGGAGGCTCTTTGCCCAGCTGGCTGGAGAG GACATGGAGGTCAGTGCCACAGAACTCATGAACATTCTCAACAAAGTCGTGACCCGAC ATCCTGATCTGAAGACTGATGGTTTTGGCATTGACACATGTCGCAGCATGGTGGCTGTCATGGAT AGTGACACGACCGGCAAGCTGGGCTTCGAGGAATTCAAGTACTTGTGGAACAACATCAAAAAGTGGCAG GCCATATACAAACGGTTTGACATTGACTGTTCAGGGACCATTGGCAGCAGTGAACTCCCGGGGGCCTTTGAGGCAGCAG GATTCCACCTGAATGAGCATCTCTACAACATGATCATCCGACGCTACTCAGATGAGGAGGGGAACATGGATTTTGACAACTTCATCAGCTGCCTGGTCAGACTGGATGCCATGTTCC GTGCCTTTAAATCTCTTGACAAAGATGGCACTGGACAAATCCAGGTGAACATCCAGGAG TGGCTACAGCTGACCATGTATTCCTGA
- the LOC116744635 gene encoding cytochrome c oxidase subunit 7A1, mitochondrial: protein MSNRWVLQPFGAGMRGWGCSVFSAHLLDESESGRRDLAVLGLTEGVAWDSPGGEGTVCPWAERGGDSGRRGGRRMRALRVSQALVRSFSSTARNRFENRVAEKQKLFQADNDLPVHLKGGLTDNILYRVTMALCLGGTVYSLYCLGWASFPQKK from the exons ATGAGTAACAGATGGGTGCTCCAACCATTTGGCGCTGGGATGCGGGGATGGGGTTGCAGCGTCTTCTCCGCCCACCTATTGGACGAATCGGAAAGCGGCCGCCGGGACCTCGCTGTCCTGGGGCTCACCGAGGGCGTGGCTTGGGACTCCCCCGGAGGGGAGGGCACCGTCTGTCCTTGGGCGGAGAGGGGAGGTGACTCCGGCCGAAGAGGAGGACGCAGGATGAGGGCCCTGCGG GTCTCCCAGGCACTGGTACGCTCCTTTAGCTCAACCGCCCGGAACCGCTTCGAGAACCGAGTGGCTGAGAAACAGAAACTCTTCCAG GCGGACAATGACCTCCCGGTGCACTTGAAGGGCGGTCTAACCGACAACATCCTGTATCGAGTGACTATGGCTCTGTGCCTGGGAG GCACTGTCTACAGCCTGTACTGCCTTGGCTGGGCCTCCTTCCCTCAAAAGAAGTGA